One Euphorbia lathyris chromosome 1, ddEupLath1.1, whole genome shotgun sequence DNA segment encodes these proteins:
- the LOC136228693 gene encoding SWI/SNF complex component SNF12 homolog — protein sequence MNNNTPAKALGAPSAFGNSGPVTQSLPMNNQTPNLVSHSQTQTQGGSAFPGHFQLSEPQAQGIGHSHFAQAAHAHYHAQLQSTNHASTHVQNPGSSNAGISTPTTSTPGSGSAKRASQKPPSRPTGGSSSANAVLPFKTTELAPAARRKKPKLSEKQIPDQVAAVLPESALYTQLLEFEARIDSAMARKKMDIQQSLKHPSCTRKTLRVYIFNTHENQVEGETNNAPAQPPSWSLKIVGRILEDGKDPVLAGIRQKPYPKFSSYFKKITVYLDQSLYPDSHVILWESSRSPMLSEGFEVKRKGNKEFTAMIRLEMNYVPEKFKLSPVLSEVLGIEAESRSRIMVAIWQYVKSKKLQMQNDPYYFICDPPLKKLFGEEKMKFTMVSQKITQHLTPPQPIHLEHRVKLSGQCPAGTSCYDIVVDSPLPLQNDLAAFLASTEKHQDIDACDQIICDSIKKIYEHRRRRAFFLGFSQSPAEFVDALIASQGKDLKLVAGDASRNAEKERHSDFFKHSWVEDAVIRYLNRKPAGVDASGST from the exons ATGAATAACAATACTCCTGCAAAAGCCTTAGGGGCACCTTCTGCATTTGGCAATTCTGGTCCAGTAACACAGTCTTTGCCCATGAACAATCAAACACCCAACCTTGTTTCACACTCACAAACTCAAACACAAGGTGGATCCGCCTTCCCGGGCCACTTTCAGCTTTCTGAACCACAAGCTCAAGGGATAGGTCATTCACATTTTGCGCAGGCAGCTCATGCTCACTACCATGCTCAGCTTCAATCAACTAACCACGCCAGTACTCATGTGCAAAACCCTGGTTCTAGTAATGCTGGTATATCGACACCCACCACGTCCACCCCTGGCAGTGGAAGTGCCAAAAGGGCTAGCCAGAAACCACCTTCTAGGCCTACAGGTGGTTCATCCAGTGCTAATGCAGTGTTGCCATTTAAAACCACTGAGTTAGCCCCTGCTGCACGGAGGAAGAAACCAAAGCTTTCCGAGAAGCAGATACCAGATCAAGTGGCTGCAGTTTTACCAGAGTCTGCACTTTATACTCAGTTGCTTGAATTCGAGGCCAGAATAGATTCTGCCATGGCTAGAAAGAAGATGGATATTCAACAGTCACTTAAGCATCCTTCGTGCACACGGAAAACACTTCGAGTATATATTTTCAACACACATGAAAATCAAGTTGAAGGAGAGACAAATAACGCACCAGCACAACCCCCTTCTTGGTCTTTAAAGATTGTTGGGAGGATATTGGAAGATGGGAAAGATCCAGTATTGGCTGGAATTCGCCAGAAACCATATCCAAAATTCTCATcttactttaaaaaaattacagtaTACTTAGACCAGAGCCTCTATCCGGATAGCCATGTAATATTATGGGAGAGTTCTCGATCGCCTATGCTTAGTGAGGGTTTTGAAGTGAAGAGAAAAGGGAACAAGGAATTCACTGCAATGATTAGACTGGAAATGAATTATGTTCCTGAAAAGTTCAAGCTTTCGCCTGTATTATCAGAAGTTCTTGGCATTGAAGCAGAAAGCCGCTCACGAATTATGGTGGCAATTTGGCAATATGTGAAATCCAAAAAGTTGCAGATGCAGAATGATCCATACTACTTCATCTGTGATCCTCCCCTTAAGAAATTATTTGGGGAAGAAAAGATGAAATTCACTATGGTTTCGCAGAAGATAACTCAGCATTTAACACCTCCACAACCTATTCATTTGGAGCATAGGGTCAAGTTATCCGGACAATGCCCTGCTGGAACTAGTTGTTATGATATTGTAGTTGATTCTCCTCTTCCATTACAAAATGACCTTGCTGCATTTTTGGCGAGCACTGAAAAGCATCAAGATATTGATGCTTGTGATCAAATAATATGCGACTCTATAAAGAAGATATACGAGCATCGAAGGAGGCGGGCATTCTTTCTTGGCTTCAGTCAGTCGCCAGCAGAATTTGTTGATGCATTAATTGCATCACAGGGCAAAGATTTAAAGCTTGTTGCTGGAGATGCCAGCCGTAATGCGGAGAAGGAGCGTCATTCTGATTTCTTTAAGCATTCATG GGTTGAAGATGCTGTTATTCGGTACCTGAATCGCAAGCCTGCTGGAGTTGATGCTTCCGGAAGCACTTGA
- the LOC136228700 gene encoding large ribosomal subunit protein uL22y-like, with product MVKYSREPDNPTKSCKARGSDLRVHFKNTRETAHAIRKLQLAKAKRYLEDVMAHKQAIPFRRFCRGVGRTAQAKNRHSNGQGRWPFKSAKFILDLLKNAESNAEVKGLDADSLYVSHIQVNQAQKQRRRTYRAHGRINPYMSSPCHIELTLSEKEESVQKEPETQLAPRKSKGQALRTAASS from the exons ATG GTCAAGTATTCAAGAGAACCCGACAATCCTACCAAGT CTTGCAAAGCCCGAGGCTCTGACCTACGAGTTCACTTTAAG AATACAAGAGAAACAGCTCATGCAATTCGGAAGTTGCAGTTGGCAAAGGCTAAAAGGTACTTAGAGGATGTTATGGCACACAAGCAAGCCATCCCATTTCGGCGGTTCTGCCGTGGTGTTGGGCGAACTGCACAGGCTAAGAATCGCCATTCAAATGGACAAGGACGCTGGCCTTTTAAATCAGCGAAGTTCATCCTTGATTTGCTGAAGAATGCTGAAAGCAATGCTGAG GTGAAGGGTCTGGATGCTGATTCACTCTACGTATCTCATATCCAAGTTAATCAAGCACAAAAACAACGTAGAAGAACTTATCGGGCTCATGGAAGGATTAATC CTTACATGTCCTCACCATGCCACATTGAGTTGACGTtgtcagaaaaagaagaatccGTTCAGAAAGAG CCTGAAACTCAATTGGCTCCTAGGAAATCAAAGGGTCAAGCTCTACGCACTGCAGCTTCCTCCTAA